The following are encoded together in the Microtus pennsylvanicus isolate mMicPen1 chromosome 8, mMicPen1.hap1, whole genome shotgun sequence genome:
- the C1s gene encoding complement C1s subcomponent, which produces MGKSPETWCIVLFSVLASVSAEPTMHGEILSPNYPQAYPNEIKKTWDIEVPEGFGVRLYFTHLDLELSEKCEYDSVQIISGGVEEGRLCGKRTSKNANSPIVEEFQIPNNRVQVVFKSDFSNEERFTGFAAYYAAVDVNECTDFTDVPCSHFCNNFIGGYFCSCPPEYFLYEDMRNCGVNCSGNVFTTLIGEITSPNYPNSYPENSRCDYQIRLEKGFRVVVTIRREDFDVEPADSEGNCQDSLVFDAKNQQFGPYCGNGFPGPLTIETQSNTLDIVFQTDLTGQRKGWKLRYHGDPIPCPREITADSIWEPEKAKYVFKDVVKISCTEGFEVVEGNVGSTFFYSTCQSNGQWSNSGLQCQPVDCGLPEPIQNGKVDDPEDTLFGSVIHYSCEEPHYYMEHNEHGGEYRCAANGSWVNDELGIELPKCVPVCGVPTKPFKTYQRIFGGSPAEIENFPWQVFFEYPRAGGALIDEYWVLTAAHVVEGNSDPSMYVGSTSVRMEHLNNVQKLTSERVFIHPDWKLGDDLSTRTNFDNDIALVRLKDPVKMGPTVSPICLPGTSPEYDLSEGDLGLISGWGRTERRNIVLNLKGAKLPITSLEKCQQVKEENPRVRAEDYVFTSNMICAGEKGVDSCQGDSGGAFALRVPNVQDPKFYVAGLVSWGKKCGTYGIYTKVKNYMDWILETMQENSVPGQD; this is translated from the exons ATGGGCAAATCACCGGAGACGTG GTGCATTGTCTTGTTCTCTGTTTTGGCATCAGTTTCTGCTGAGCCTACCATGCATGGGGAGATCCTGTCCCCTAACTATCCTCAGGCGTACCCCAATGAGATCAAGAAAACGTGGGACATAGAAGTTCCAGAAGGGTTTGGGGTTCGCCTCTACTTCACACATCTGGACCTGGAGCTGTCAGAGAAGTGTGAATATGACTCAGTGCAG ATAATCTCAGGAGGTGTGGAGGAAGGGAGACTCTGTGGAAAGAGGACCAGCAAGAATGCCAACTCCCCCATTGTGGAAGAGTTTCAAATCCCGAACAATAGAGTCCAGGTGGTCTTTAAGTCAGACTTCTCCAACGAAGAACGGTTCACTGGCTTTGCTGCGTATTACGCTGCCGTAG ATGTCAATGAATGCACAGATTTTACAGATGTCCCTTGCAGCCACTTCTGCAATAACTTTATTGGTGGCTACTTCTGCTCTTGTCCCCCAGAATACTTCCTGTATGAAGACATGCGGAATTGCGGGG tCAATTGTAGTGGGAATGTATTCACTACCCTGATTGGGGAGATCACAAGTCCCAATTATCCCAATTCATACCCGGAGAACTCAAGGTGTGACTACCAGATTCGGTTGGAGAAAGGGTTCCGAGTGGTGGTGACCATCCGGAGAGAAGATTTTGATGTGGAGCCAGCTGACTCAGAGGGGAACTGCCAGGACAGTTTAGTT TTTGATGCAAAGAATCAACAATTTGGTCCTTACTGTGGCAATGGATTCCCTGGGCCACTAACCATTGAAACCCAGAGCAATACTCTTGATATTGTCTTTCAAACTGACCTAACAGGGCAAAGGAAGGGCTGGAAACTTCGTTACCATGGAGACC CAATCCCTTGTCCCAGAGAAATCACTGCCGATTCTATTTGGGAGCCTGAAAAGGCAAAATACGTGTTTAAAGATGTGGTGAAGATATCCTGCACGGAAGGGTTTGAGGTTGTGGAG GGAAACGTTGGCTCAACGTTCTTCTATTCTACTTGTCAAAGCAATGGGCAGTGGAGCAATTCTGGACTACAATGCCAGC CTGTGGACTGTGGTCTTCCAGAACCCATTCAGAATGGTAAAGTTGACGATCCAGAAGATACTCTATTTGGTTCTGTCATTCACTACTCGTGTGAGGAGCCGCATTATTACATGGAACACAATGAACATGGCG GGGAGTATCGCTGCGCTGCTAACGGGAGCTGGGTGAATGATGAGCTGGGTATAGAGCTGCCCAAATGTGTTCCAG TCTGTGGAGTACCCACTAAGCCCTTTAAAACCTATCAGAGGATCTTCGGAGGATCCCCTGCGGAGATTGAGAATTTTCCCTGGCAAGTCTTCTTTGAGTACCCACGGGCTGGTGGGGCTCTCATTGATGAGTATTGGGTGCTGACGGCGGCCCACGTCGTGGAGGGAAATTCCGACCCATCGATGTACGTGGGGTCCACGTCTGTGAGAATGGAACATCTGAACAATGTCCAGAAGCTCACCTCCGAACGTGTGTTTATTCATCCGGACTGGAAACTGGGGGATGACCTAAGCACACGGACAAATTTTGACAATGACATCGCATTGGTGCGACTGAAAGACCCCGTGAAAATGGGGCCCACCGTCTCTCCCATCTGCCTGCCAGGCACCTCCCCAGAGTATGATCTCTCCGAGGGTGACCTGGGGCTGATTTCAGGGTGGGGCCGAACAGAGAGGAGAAATATTGTTCTCAACCTCAAAGGGGCAAAGTTACCCATCACCTCTTTAGAGAAGTGCCAGCAGGTGAAAGAGGAGAACCCCAGAGTGAGGGCAGAGGACTATGTCTTCACCAGCAACATGATCTGTGCTGGAGAGAAGGGCGTTGATAGCTGCCAGGGGGACAGCGGCGGGGCTTTTGCATTGCGGGTCCCCAATGTACAGGACCCCAAATTCTATGTGGCAGGCCTGGTGTCCTGGGGGAAGAAGTGTGGGACCTATGGGATCTACACGAAGGTAAAGAACTACATGGACTGGATACTGGAAACGATGCAGGAGAATAGTGTCCCCGGTCAAGACTAA
- the C1r gene encoding complement C1r subcomponent has translation MRLFALLLVTLFCSVEGSIYIPQKLYGEVTSPLYPKPYPNDFEETTVITVPVGYRVKLVFWHFDVEPSEGCLYDYVKISADKKTLGRFCGQLESPLGNPPGEKEFISEENKMLLTFHTDFSNEENGTIMFYKGFLAYYQAVDRDECEPQYNTVEGSYQPRCQQLCHNYVGGYFCSCRPGYELQKDGRTCQAECSSGLYTEPSGYISSLEYPQPYPPDLRCNYSIRVERGLTLHLKFLDPFEIDDHQQVHCPYDQLQIYANGRNLGEFCGNQRPPEFDTRSNAVDLLFFTDESGVSRGWKLHYTTEIIKCPQPKALDEFTIIQDPQPQYQFRDYFIVTCKQGYQLVEGNQVLLSFTAVCQDDGTWHRAMPRCKIKDCGQPRSLSNGNFSYITTKGVNTYEARIQYHCHEPYYKMKTRAGGSESVRGIYTCTAQGIWKNEEEGEKMPRCLPVCGKPVNPVTQKQRIIGGQKAEPGNFPWQAFTNIHGRGGGALLGDRWILTAAHTIYPKDRNKQDSSSKDVFLGHIDLEEIEKLGHHPVRRVIIHPDYRQDEPNNFEGDIALMELENRVTLGPDLLPICLPDNETFYDKGLMGYVSGFGIKEDKIASELMFVRLPVADRRACQRWLQTKKSNDVFSENMFCSGDPTIKQDACQGDSGGVFAVRDRNRNIWIATGIVSWGIGCGEGYGFYTKLLNYVDWIKKEIGEED, from the exons AT GCGACTCTTTGCCCTCCTTCTGGTGACCCTATTCTGCAGTGTGGAGGGCTCCATCTACATCCCTCAGAAGCTCTATGGAGAGGTGACCTCCCCTCTATATCCAAAGCCTTACCCCAATGACTTTGAGGAAACCACTGTGATCACAGTCCCTGTGGGGTACAGGGTGAAGCTTGTTTTCTGGCACTTTGACGTGGAGCCTTCTGAAGGCTGTCTGTATGACTATGTCAAG ATTTCTGCTGATAAGAAAACTCTAGGGAGGTTCTGTGGGCAGCTGGAGTCTCCCCTGGGCAACCCCCCAGGAGAGAAGGAATTCATATCTGAGGAAAACAAGATGCTCCTGACCTTTCACACAGATTTCTCCAATGAAGAGAATGGGACAATCATGTTCTACAAGGGCTTCCTGGCATACTACCAGGCTGTGG ACCGTGATGAATGCGAACCCCAGTACAACACAGTGGAAGGGAGCTACCAGCCCCGGTGCCAACAGCTGTGTCACAACTACGTCGGAGGCTACTTCTGTTCCTGCCGTCCAGGCTATGAGCTTCAGAAAGATGGACGAACCTGTCAGG CTGAGTGCAGCAGTGGGCTGTACACGGAGCCGTCCGGCTATATCTCGAGCCTCGAATACCCTCAACCCTACCCACCCGATCTGCGCTGCAACTACAGCATCCGGGTAGAGCGGGGCCTCACTCTGCACCTCAAGTTCCTGGATCCTTTTGAAATCGACGACCACCAGCAAGTTCACTGCCCCTATGACCAGCTCCAG ATCTATGCTAATGGGAGGAACCTGGGTGAGTTCTGTGGAAATCAAAGGCCTCCAGAATTTGACACCAGGAGCAACGCAGTCGATCTGCTGTTCTTCACTGATGAGTCGGGAGTCAGTCGAGGCTGGAAGCTTCACTACACCACTGAGA TCATCAAGTGCCCCCAACCCAAGGCCCTAGATGAGTTCACCATCATCCAGGATCCACAGCCTCAGTACCAGTTCCGGGATTACTTCATTGTCACCTGCAAACAAGGCTACCAGCTCGTGGAG GGAAACCAGGTGCTGCTCTCCTTCACAGCTGTTTGCCAGGATGATGGCACATGGCATCGTGCCATGCCCAGATGCAAGA TCAAGGACTGTGGGCAGCCGCGAAGCCTGTCTAATGGCAACTTCAGCTACATCACCACAAAAGGTGTGAACACCTATGAAGCCCGTATCCAATATCACTGCCATGAACCATATTACAAGATGAAGACCAGAGCTGGTGGTAGCGAGTCTGTgcgag GGATATACACCTGCACAGCACAGGGCATTTGGAAGaatgaagaggaaggggagaagatgCCCCGGTGTCTTCCAG TGTGTGGGAAGCCTGTCAATCCTGTGACACAGAAGCAGCGCATCATCGGAGGGCAGAAAGCCGAACCCGGCAACTTCCCCTGGCAGGCATTCACCAACATCCACGGGCGCGGGGGCGGGGCCCTGCTTGGGGACCGCTGGATCCTCACAGCAGCCCACACCATCTACCCCAAGGATCGGAACAAACAAGACAGCTCCAGTAAAGATGTTTTCCTGGGTCACATAGATCTGGAAGAGATCGAAAAATTGGGACATCACCCAGTCCGTAGGGTCATCATTCATCCCGACTACCGCCAAGATGAGCCTAACAATTTTGAAGGAGACATTGCCCTGATGGAGTTGGAAAACAGGGTCACCCTGGGTCCCGACCTCCTCCCTATCTGTCTCCCTGACAATGAGACCTTCTATGACAAAGGCCTCATGGGTTATGTCAGTGGCTTTGGgataaaagaagacaaaattgcTTCTGAACTCATGTTTGTCCGTCTGCCCGTAGCTGATCGTAGGGCATGCCAGAGGTGGCTCCAGACAAAAAAGAGCAATGACgtattttctgaaaatatgttCTGCTCTGGGGATCCAACCATAAAGCAAGATGCCTGCCAGGGGGACAGTGGAGGTGTGTTTGCTGTCAGGGACCGTAACCGCAATATCTGGATTGCCACCGGCATTGTGTCCTGGGGTATTGGGTGTGGTGAGGGATATGGCTTCTACACCAAGTTACTCAACTATGTTGACTGGATCAAGAAAGAAATCGGAGAggaagactga